GGGGGCCGTCCTCGACGTTGCGCCAGATGCCCATGGCCGTCATGCGCACCGGCGCGGTGAGCCGCTGATCGAACATCATGCGCGTCATCGGGCCACAGACCGACACCGCGGCCAATACTTCTTGGGCCTCACCCGGAACGCCGATAGGCGCTGCGACACAGCCGAATCCGAGTAACGACTCCTCGCGCTCGAAGGCCACACCGTGGGCGCGCACCTTGGCCAATTCCGCGGTCAACTGCGAGCTGGTGCAGACCGAGTACTTGGTCTTGCGAACCTGCAGATCGACGTGCGCCTGGTCGCCGTAGGCCAGGATCGCCTTGCCCACGGCGGTGCAGTGCGCGGGTTGCCGTCCGCCGACCCGGGTGGGAATGGCGTCGGCCATCCGGCCGCCGACCTTGTCCAGGTAGACCACGTCAGGTCCGTCCAGCACCGCGAGGTGCGCGACAAGTCCAGTGGCGCGGTGTAATTCGTTCAACAGTGGGCCGGCCGCTCGCACCAGGCGGTCCTGATGCACGGCGAGCGAACCGAGTTCCACCAGGCGCATGCCGAGCTCGTAGTCGCGTCCGGTGCGGCGCAGCCAGCGCAGCTGCACCAGGCGTTCCAGCATCCGGTGCGCGGAGGAGCGTGGCAGACCGGTGCGCCGGACGATCTGGGCCAGCGTCAGCCGTCCCGGTCCGTCGAACGCGTCGAGGAGCAGCGAGATGCGGTCGATGACGGCCGTGGGCGTGCTTGGTTCGGCGGTCGCGACGGAGCGCACGGTCCCTGACATCGGTCCTCCACGGCTATCTGGCTGACATATTCCTATTAGGAATATCTGTTTGTACCACACAGTTGTGGCCGCTGTCACACTCCATGCGGCAAGGAAAGGCCCGCGCGAACCAGGGCTGATCAGCCTTTGGCCGCCGACCGCCCGGCACGGCGTCCATAGAAACTGCCGTCACCGAGTGACACGCCGCTGGCATAACCCCAAGCGGCCAGTCCAGCGGTCGAACGGCCCGCGGCGAAGAGCCCCGGAATGGGTTCGCCACTGACGTGCAGCACCTCTGCGTCCAGAGTGGTGGCCAGCCCGCCTAAGGTGAAACCACCGGTGTTCTCGCGCAGGTCGATCGCGCCGACCGGGCTACCGATCGGCTTGATCCACTCCGGCTTCTTGTGCAGCAACGGATCCTCACCGCGTGCGGCGCCGTCGTTGTAGGCAGCGACGGTCGCCTGCAGTGAACCGCGCGCCAAGCCGATATCGTGCTCCAAATCCGCCACATCGTCGGCCACCCAGGTCGGCTGCCGCAGCATGAACTTGGGTGACCACGAGCCCATCGCCTCTTGCTGGGCGTCGTCGTCGATGATCAGGTAGGCGATGTTGTCCTGGTGGTAGAGCGTGAGCTGCCCGATGCGGCCGGGGTAGGTGTCCTCGGCGACGTAGCGCTGACCGCGGCCATTGACCAGGATGCCGCGCACCAGCTGCTGCGGGTCGATGAAGATCGCGACCTCGGTGGCGTCCATATGGGCCAGATCGGCGCCCAGCGCCTGCGCCATCCGGATCGCCTGTCCGTCGTGCTGCTCGATCGACGCGGCCGGGCGGCCCGCGATCCGGGGTGCGTAGCGCGCCACCATCGCGTCGTTGTAGGCGAAGCTTCCCGTCGCGAGCACCACCCCGGTGCGCGCCCGGATCATCATCTCCGTGCCGTACCGGCGGGCGCGGATGCCGACCACCCTGCCGTCGGACTCAACGATCAGACACTGCACCCGCACGTCGTACAGTGCGCGTGCGCCCGCTGAGGTAGCGGTTTCGACCAGCGGCTTCATCAGCATGTAGCCGGCGCTGGCTTCGCCCTGCTTTTTGTTCTGCATCTGCGGCACGTGTCCGCGCGGCGCCGGGGAGGCGATGGTGTTGAACGGATAGGAGTTTTCGCCGCCGCTGTACATCAACCCCTGATCGCCCATCGGCTCCCAGCCGGGCTGGGAAAAGAACTCCGCCTTGAACGGCACGCCGCATCCGACGAGCCACTCGAAATGCGCGACGCTGCCGGCGCAGTAATCGGCGATCCGGTTTTCGTCGGCACCCGGTCCCATCGCCACATTCAGGAATGCCGCCATGTTGTCCACGGAATCGGTGAAACCACAGGCCTTTTGCAGCGGAGTGCCACCACCGAGGTAGATGAACCCGCCGGCCATCGCCGCCGCGCCGCCCCAGGAACCGGTGCGTTCGAGCACCAACACGTCGGCGCCGGAGCGGACCGCTTCGACCGCGGCCGCCGCGCCCGCGACGCCGTAACCGGCGATGACGACATCGGCCTCGTGGTCCCACGTGGTGATCGAGGACGCCGCGACGGGCGTGACGTCGGATTCGGGTGTCATAGCCGCATCGCCGCGGGCATTTCGCCGACCCACTGGTGGCCCCAGTAGCTGTCTGCGGTGATTTCCTCGGCCGTGTAATGGTTTTCGTCGACCCGCATGCCTTCGGTGCCGAACTCGATATCCCAATCGCCGGGTGCCCGGACGTAGAAGGAGATCATCTTGTCATTGGTGTGGCGGCCGAGCGTGGACGACAACTGGAAGCCCTCGGCGTTGACCCGGTCCAGCGCCTGGCCCACCGCGTCGAGAGTGTCGGCCTCGACCATGATGTGGACCAGGCGTGGGTCGCGCATATGCGCGGCCGGCACGATCGCCAGGCTGTGGTGGCGTTCGTTGATGCCGAGGAAGCGAACCCGCACTGGGCCAAACTCTTTCGGCAACGGCACCCGGAATGCGCCGCGGGACAGGAAACCGAGGACCTCGGTGTAGAAGTCGAACACCCCGTTGGGATCCATCGCGGGCACCACCACATGGCCTAGGCCCTGATCGCCGGTGACGAACCTCGCCCCGAACGGGGCGACCACCGGGCTGTGATCAAGCACCGCACCGTGGAACACCTCGAGCGTGGTGCCGGCCGGATCCTCGAAAGTGATCACCTCTTCCACCCGGCGAGCCTCGGCCTCCTCGACGGACAACTGCTTGAACGGCACCCCGGCCCCGTCGAGAGCGGATTTGATCCGCTGCAGCGCCGGGTGGTCGCGCACCTCCCAGCCGATGGTGAGCACCCGATCGGTTTGACCCGGCACCACGATCAGTCGCGCCGCGCGCTCATCCATCCGCAGGTAGAGCGCGGACTCATCGGGACCCTTACCTTCGGCGAAACCCAGGACGCCGAATGCGAAGCGGCGCCAGCGGTCGATGTCGTTGGTCGAGATGGTGATGTAGCCCAGGCTTTTCAGATCGCTCACGGCAACTCCTGCTCAGATCAACGCCCGCAGCGGACCCTCGGGCGGTTCGACGCCCAGCGAGCTTAGTGCCGCCGCATGGTAGGTCGTTCCGGGGACGTGGATGGCATGCATCTGGCCGACGTGCACGTCGCGCCAATACCGTTGCAGCGGTTTGTCCATCCGCGATGCATTGCCGCCCGAGCGAGCGAAGATCTCGTCGACCGCCGCTACCGCGCGCCATACCGCGCGAACCTGCGTGCGGCGCCCGGCCGCCCGGTCGGCGAACGACACCTCCTTGCCGGCCGCGACCATGTCATAGATTCGGTCTGCATTGGCCAGCAGTTCCTGGCGGGCGGCGTTGATGTCGGCGGCGGCCTCGCCGATCGCGTGCATGACGTAGGGGTCGTCCTTGATTGCGGTTCCCGTCGCGCCGACTCGCTCCCGCTGATAGTCCAGGTGCGCGGCGAGCGCTCCCTCGGCGATGCCGATGGTCGCCGCGGAGATGCCCAGCGGGAACATCGTCGACCACGGCATCAGATACAGCGGCTCGGTCATGCCCGCCTCACGTTGGGCGGTGCCGTCCATCACCTTCGTCGCGTCCATGGTCCGGTAGCTCGGGACGAACGCGTCGGAGACGATGACGTCCTTGGAGCCGGTTCCGCGCAGCCCCACCACATTCCACGAGTCCTCGACGATCTCGTAGTCCTTGCGCGGCAGGATCATGTGCAGCATCTGCGGCGGCATCAACGGAATGCCCTTCTCGTCGCCGCGCATCGCGCCCAGGATGATCCAGTCGCAATGGTCGGTGCCCGAGCTGAACTGCCAGCGGCCGTTGAAGATGAAGCCGCCGTCGACGGGTTTGGCCACACCCTGCGGCGCGTACGGGGAGGCCATCCACGTGTCGACATCGTCGGCCCAGATTTCGGCGGCGACTTTCGGGTCCGCGTAGGCCAACTGGTAGGGGTGCACCCCCACCACACCGACGATCCAGCCGGCGGCAGGATCCAGCGCCGCGGTGGCCATCGTCGTTTCGGCGAACTCGCGCGGGTGCACCTCGAAGCCTTGGTATTGCTTGGTCTGCAGCAGCCGGATCAGGCCGGCGCCCTTCATCAGCTTCACGGTGTCGTCGGTGAGCCGGCCGATTCGTTCGGCTTCGGCGGCCTGGTCGCGCAACTGGTCGGCCATGGCCACTACCCGGTCGAGTACCCGGTCGCTCATATCGTTGTCCTTACGTGTGTGGGCTATGTAATGGTCTACCGCAGTCCCCGCTCGTCCCCAAGGAAATCCCGATGAGCGGGCGGACGTTCTCGGCCGGTCCGGTTGACCTTGCAATAGTTGGACGATGTCCTTTTGTGACAGTAATTCGTCATTGCGGACAGTCTGGCCGCTCGTGATGCTGAACGTATGAACGCGGAGCCTTCGCACCTGGTCGTCGTCACGGTATTTCCGGGTGTCGATGCGGTGGACGTCGCTGGCCCGGCCGAGGTGTTTGCTATGGCCAACCTCGCGCTGCCAGCGGGCGCGCCGCGTTACGACGTGCGGGTGATCGCCAGTGACCGCGAGGTCGTGCCGACGTTTTCCGGCCTGCGCGTGCACGTCGACCAGACTTTCGGGGAGCTACGTGAACGACCCGACACCGTCGTGGTGACCGGCCGCGTCGATGTGACACCTGAAGGCCACCCCGTCCCGGTCGTCGACGAGCCCGTGACCAGCTGGCTGCGCGAGCACGGTTCGGCGGCTGCTCGTATCGCGGCCGTGTGCGCCGGTAGCCATATCGCCGCGTCGGCCGGCTTGCTCGACGGTCATCGCGCGACCACCCATTGGGGCACTGCCGCCCAGCTCGCCGCCGAATACCCGATGATC
The DNA window shown above is from Mycobacterium sp. Aquia_216 and carries:
- a CDS encoding FAD-dependent oxidoreductase; translation: MTPESDVTPVAASSITTWDHEADVVIAGYGVAGAAAAVEAVRSGADVLVLERTGSWGGAAAMAGGFIYLGGGTPLQKACGFTDSVDNMAAFLNVAMGPGADENRIADYCAGSVAHFEWLVGCGVPFKAEFFSQPGWEPMGDQGLMYSGGENSYPFNTIASPAPRGHVPQMQNKKQGEASAGYMLMKPLVETATSAGARALYDVRVQCLIVESDGRVVGIRARRYGTEMMIRARTGVVLATGSFAYNDAMVARYAPRIAGRPAASIEQHDGQAIRMAQALGADLAHMDATEVAIFIDPQQLVRGILVNGRGQRYVAEDTYPGRIGQLTLYHQDNIAYLIIDDDAQQEAMGSWSPKFMLRQPTWVADDVADLEHDIGLARGSLQATVAAYNDGAARGEDPLLHKKPEWIKPIGSPVGAIDLRENTGGFTLGGLATTLDAEVLHVSGEPIPGLFAAGRSTAGLAAWGYASGVSLGDGSFYGRRAGRSAAKG
- a CDS encoding IclR family transcriptional regulator; protein product: MSGTVRSVATAEPSTPTAVIDRISLLLDAFDGPGRLTLAQIVRRTGLPRSSAHRMLERLVQLRWLRRTGRDYELGMRLVELGSLAVHQDRLVRAAGPLLNELHRATGLVAHLAVLDGPDVVYLDKVGGRMADAIPTRVGGRQPAHCTAVGKAILAYGDQAHVDLQVRKTKYSVCTSSQLTAELAKVRAHGVAFEREESLLGFGCVAAPIGVPGEAQEVLAAVSVCGPMTRMMFDQRLTAPVRMTAMGIWRNVEDGPRRVAPTLQPLRPLLPPSHAPAPRAALRYA
- a CDS encoding acyl-CoA dehydrogenase family protein, with protein sequence MSDRVLDRVVAMADQLRDQAAEAERIGRLTDDTVKLMKGAGLIRLLQTKQYQGFEVHPREFAETTMATAALDPAAGWIVGVVGVHPYQLAYADPKVAAEIWADDVDTWMASPYAPQGVAKPVDGGFIFNGRWQFSSGTDHCDWIILGAMRGDEKGIPLMPPQMLHMILPRKDYEIVEDSWNVVGLRGTGSKDVIVSDAFVPSYRTMDATKVMDGTAQREAGMTEPLYLMPWSTMFPLGISAATIGIAEGALAAHLDYQRERVGATGTAIKDDPYVMHAIGEAAADINAARQELLANADRIYDMVAAGKEVSFADRAAGRRTQVRAVWRAVAAVDEIFARSGGNASRMDKPLQRYWRDVHVGQMHAIHVPGTTYHAAALSSLGVEPPEGPLRALI
- the bphC gene encoding biphenyl-2,3-diol 1,2-dioxygenase, translating into MSDLKSLGYITISTNDIDRWRRFAFGVLGFAEGKGPDESALYLRMDERAARLIVVPGQTDRVLTIGWEVRDHPALQRIKSALDGAGVPFKQLSVEEAEARRVEEVITFEDPAGTTLEVFHGAVLDHSPVVAPFGARFVTGDQGLGHVVVPAMDPNGVFDFYTEVLGFLSRGAFRVPLPKEFGPVRVRFLGINERHHSLAIVPAAHMRDPRLVHIMVEADTLDAVGQALDRVNAEGFQLSSTLGRHTNDKMISFYVRAPGDWDIEFGTEGMRVDENHYTAEEITADSYWGHQWVGEMPAAMRL